A region of Granulicella aggregans DNA encodes the following proteins:
- a CDS encoding ankyrin repeat domain-containing protein, with the protein MPDRVPRVRLFVGGPSDVSEERNAVVSLIKEELSREFKDLKLEPFTWDDPDQPIGFSTKSNPQQMVNQACHPSSCDIVVMLFKWRFGSPMNLDGKDYLSASQYELECALENPERPVIIFRYHKDFGDPVPQGRNDEEYKRNRREIEEGKRQFHLLHEFFTDLEGRHGKRLKINYYRDVRFVVSQAHGALQPELKRIEAWQEHKEASKVEAPRFDGYPFRGLFDFEYSHREVFFGRSGEIDELVKRLVSEDSPHLLIIHGDSGVGKSSLMKAGLLPRLIEGSVPAGGGEWRQVTFEPLELEGNPFLSFASAVKTIDSNKYGLISNPAHHLSQTLHDLSVSSEDAGTIRLKMEALVISPLLAGSPAGSQLIVAINQAEDLLNVSDQFKLAFVKFIAIMAESSNVRFICTLRTDTRNEFENLAPLKKVLQSAASEWFPLYPPDRNQLEDMIEKPAKAAGVEIEKKLITRLLDDAMGAKEGALPLVGYTLQTLRLEQGSNPLTFNAYETLGGLTGAVSKLAGEASGQTTRESLEALFEHLAEIRNGMLSRRIAQRSEIEAARIDLGLINVLARKRLLRSTEIDREPAVQLAHAALFQAWPDLKSWVEKSEAKLKLRDEVERDALVWVETGRRLRFIKLRGERLDEIRAIAAADPTFVAGNAHVREYLTAAEAQRQSEKLIASINGGHLTGIVDAIKAGGHLEIEDRNGEPGGVRPQFWAAITGDDRQEISPREDLTSDGDGPLQSKSIFEDPRIIRSTVGRGMSVPHLAALCGRLELLKKLADKDPAAMHLISEGGNTVLSAAAFGGHLPIVKYLLEVQKADPNILDEFGYSSAFWAYQQNHPDVVAYLKQHGASLEISSEEGWNLLTEAARSGDVAEVRDLLSKGVPVDYATKSGITPLIVACGRGHIDIVKQLIEAGAAPNRQNEQGYSPLLAALGQTDPRLIDVLIECGASIDITDENGSTALLHAASQGKVDFVDRLLLRNAKWDIANRDSIHPLASAAANGYGRIVQMLLSAGEDVNRPAVNHWTALHYTCDDGDVDTARILLKHPRVLVNAREKAGWTPLMCAVKKGHSEVVELMVEAGANRKLLNPAGMDALALAIQYNSLPAVKSLLSSELSLDRDYRLVSTAMLGGSSRRVSVTPLAGYPNADHLSLAVSEGNLEIVRTLLAAGADPKLRDNFGDTALHHAARFGYLEIATLLLSKEAPVSVQDREGRSAIDNAYEAGNTALAVALIEHGAVEPATWHRLKVSDEASFLTFEDMPEDRWARLHYQFSAQSTFVVRLEHMRLRAAPLPFYRNVYLVAAEDTGRHGPREQFALLGPDDDFIMLDWTNEPIYEANERWGIHLEDDRSVVQYCYFFFHFVRGKLGRFLVTENADRIRWTSEATDEVRDAFRANLETIGEITRPGNDQIHFKTTVVFKNALFRTGVLVAASPIRIRDSDGNEEKFSFGQLKLYDEELLMEELPIEIDGQPSVFG; encoded by the coding sequence GTGCCAGACCGCGTACCCCGCGTGCGACTGTTCGTCGGCGGCCCGAGCGACGTCTCCGAAGAGCGAAATGCGGTCGTTTCTCTGATTAAGGAGGAACTTAGCCGGGAATTTAAAGACCTCAAGTTGGAGCCATTCACCTGGGACGATCCTGATCAGCCGATCGGGTTCTCGACGAAGTCAAATCCTCAGCAAATGGTGAACCAGGCCTGCCATCCCAGCAGCTGCGACATCGTTGTCATGCTTTTCAAGTGGCGGTTCGGCTCGCCCATGAATCTCGACGGCAAAGACTATCTATCGGCCTCGCAGTACGAGCTCGAATGTGCGCTGGAGAATCCAGAGAGGCCGGTAATCATATTTCGCTACCATAAGGACTTCGGCGACCCGGTGCCACAGGGGCGCAACGACGAGGAATACAAGAGGAACCGGCGGGAGATTGAAGAGGGCAAGCGGCAATTTCATCTGTTACACGAATTCTTTACTGATCTCGAAGGCCGCCACGGCAAGAGACTTAAAATCAACTACTATCGCGACGTCCGATTTGTCGTAAGTCAGGCTCACGGTGCTCTGCAACCCGAACTGAAACGAATCGAAGCCTGGCAGGAACACAAAGAGGCAAGCAAAGTTGAAGCTCCCAGGTTCGACGGTTATCCGTTTCGCGGACTGTTTGACTTTGAATACTCACACCGCGAGGTTTTCTTCGGTCGTTCCGGGGAGATCGACGAACTTGTCAAGCGTCTTGTGAGTGAGGACAGCCCCCACCTGCTGATCATCCACGGTGACTCTGGAGTGGGTAAATCGTCACTCATGAAAGCCGGCTTGCTGCCCCGGCTGATCGAAGGCTCGGTGCCAGCGGGCGGGGGAGAATGGCGGCAGGTGACTTTCGAGCCACTCGAACTCGAAGGCAATCCATTTTTGTCCTTCGCTTCTGCGGTCAAGACCATCGACTCGAATAAGTACGGGCTTATTTCCAATCCCGCCCACCACTTATCTCAAACACTGCACGATCTATCGGTAAGTTCCGAGGATGCCGGCACCATACGTCTCAAGATGGAGGCATTGGTGATCAGCCCCTTGCTTGCCGGTTCCCCTGCCGGATCTCAGCTGATTGTAGCGATCAATCAGGCGGAGGATTTACTGAATGTGAGTGATCAGTTCAAACTCGCCTTTGTCAAATTCATCGCGATCATGGCAGAGTCGTCCAACGTCCGCTTTATTTGCACGTTGCGCACCGATACCCGGAACGAATTCGAGAACCTGGCCCCGCTGAAAAAAGTGCTTCAAAGCGCGGCTAGTGAGTGGTTTCCGCTATACCCGCCCGATCGCAACCAACTGGAAGATATGATCGAAAAACCGGCCAAGGCAGCGGGCGTCGAAATCGAAAAAAAACTCATCACGCGGTTGCTGGACGATGCCATGGGAGCCAAAGAAGGAGCGCTTCCTCTGGTCGGCTACACGCTGCAGACCCTCCGGCTGGAACAAGGCAGCAACCCACTCACCTTCAATGCTTACGAGACCCTCGGTGGCCTCACCGGAGCGGTCAGCAAACTCGCCGGCGAAGCTTCCGGTCAGACCACGCGAGAGAGCCTCGAGGCACTCTTCGAGCATTTGGCCGAGATACGCAACGGTATGCTGTCCCGCAGAATCGCGCAGCGCTCTGAGATCGAGGCCGCTCGAATCGATCTCGGTCTGATTAACGTCCTGGCCCGCAAGCGCCTGCTCCGATCCACCGAAATCGATCGTGAACCGGCAGTGCAACTGGCTCATGCCGCTCTCTTCCAGGCGTGGCCCGACCTCAAATCCTGGGTGGAAAAATCAGAGGCCAAATTGAAGCTGCGCGACGAGGTAGAGCGCGATGCCCTCGTGTGGGTGGAGACCGGGAGGCGATTGCGCTTTATCAAGCTGCGCGGCGAGCGACTGGATGAGATTCGGGCGATTGCGGCGGCCGACCCCACATTTGTCGCGGGAAACGCTCATGTAAGGGAGTATCTCACCGCAGCCGAAGCCCAAAGGCAAAGCGAAAAGCTGATCGCTTCGATCAACGGCGGCCATCTCACCGGCATTGTGGACGCAATCAAGGCCGGCGGACACCTCGAGATCGAGGACCGCAATGGCGAACCCGGCGGCGTTCGTCCGCAATTCTGGGCCGCGATTACAGGGGATGACCGCCAGGAGATTTCCCCACGAGAAGATTTGACTTCCGATGGGGATGGTCCTCTTCAAAGCAAATCGATCTTCGAAGATCCCAGGATTATCCGATCCACAGTGGGCCGAGGCATGAGCGTGCCCCATCTGGCTGCCCTCTGCGGGCGCCTTGAGCTGCTCAAAAAGTTGGCTGACAAAGACCCGGCGGCGATGCATCTCATTTCAGAAGGAGGGAACACTGTATTGTCAGCAGCGGCGTTTGGCGGTCACCTTCCAATCGTAAAGTATCTGCTGGAAGTGCAGAAGGCCGATCCCAATATCCTAGACGAGTTTGGCTATTCCTCCGCCTTTTGGGCTTATCAGCAGAATCACCCGGATGTGGTGGCGTATTTGAAGCAACACGGTGCGTCTTTGGAGATTTCGTCGGAAGAGGGATGGAACCTGCTGACGGAAGCTGCCCGCAGTGGCGATGTAGCCGAAGTACGCGATCTGCTCAGCAAGGGTGTTCCCGTCGACTACGCTACGAAATCTGGCATAACGCCGCTTATCGTGGCATGCGGACGCGGACATATTGACATCGTCAAACAACTTATCGAGGCGGGAGCTGCGCCCAACCGCCAGAATGAGCAAGGCTACTCTCCTTTACTTGCTGCACTCGGACAAACTGATCCTCGGCTTATTGACGTCTTGATCGAATGTGGAGCTTCCATTGACATCACTGATGAGAATGGGAGCACTGCCCTCTTGCATGCTGCGTCTCAGGGCAAGGTAGATTTTGTCGATCGGCTCCTGCTCCGCAACGCGAAATGGGACATTGCCAACCGCGATTCCATTCACCCGCTCGCGTCAGCCGCCGCGAACGGCTACGGGCGGATCGTCCAGATGCTCCTGTCTGCAGGCGAAGACGTGAACCGTCCGGCAGTAAATCATTGGACCGCACTTCACTACACATGCGATGACGGAGATGTCGATACCGCTCGTATCTTGCTCAAGCATCCGCGGGTTTTAGTCAACGCTCGAGAGAAGGCCGGGTGGACTCCGCTCATGTGCGCGGTGAAAAAGGGACATTCAGAGGTAGTGGAGTTAATGGTAGAGGCCGGTGCGAATCGCAAGCTACTCAATCCGGCTGGAATGGACGCACTTGCCTTGGCGATTCAGTACAACTCTCTCCCCGCAGTAAAGAGTCTGTTATCTAGCGAACTGTCTCTGGACCGTGACTATCGTCTCGTTTCAACTGCCATGTTAGGAGGCTCCAGCCGTCGAGTCTCGGTGACTCCGTTGGCCGGCTATCCCAACGCCGACCACTTGAGCCTTGCGGTATCTGAAGGCAATCTGGAGATCGTCCGCACTCTCCTCGCCGCGGGTGCCGACCCGAAGCTGCGGGACAATTTTGGCGATACCGCGTTACACCATGCCGCTCGCTTCGGCTATTTGGAAATCGCTACCCTTCTTCTCAGCAAAGAGGCTCCGGTCTCTGTGCAAGACCGGGAAGGCCGGAGTGCCATCGACAATGCTTATGAAGCCGGAAACACGGCTCTGGCTGTTGCGCTCATTGAGCATGGTGCCGTGGAGCCGGCAACATGGCACCGTCTCAAGGTCAGTGATGAGGCGTCCTTCCTGACCTTTGAGGACATGCCTGAGGACAGGTGGGCCAGACTCCACTATCAGTTCAGCGCTCAGAGCACCTTTGTCGTGCGCTTGGAGCACATGCGCCTGCGCGCCGCGCCGCTGCCGTTTTACCGCAACGTCTACCTTGTCGCAGCCGAGGATACGGGGCGTCACGGGCCACGGGAGCAGTTTGCCCTTCTCGGGCCGGACGATGACTTCATCATGCTCGATTGGACGAATGAACCGATCTATGAAGCCAATGAGCGCTGGGGCATCCATTTAGAAGATGATCGGTCGGTAGTTCAATATTGTTATTTTTTCTTTCACTTCGTGCGTGGTAAGTTGGGGCGATTCCTGGTGACTGAGAATGCCGATCGAATTAGGTGGACTTCTGAGGCGACGGATGAGGTCCGTGACGCATTCAGAGCAAATCTTGAGACGATTGGCGAAATAACTCGTCCAGGAAATGATCAGATCCACTTCAAGACGACGGTCGTCTTCAAGAATGCCCTGTTTCGAACGGGCGTCCTGGTGGCCGCCAGCCCCATCCGCATCAGGGATAGCGATGGCAACGAGGAGAAATTCAGTTTTGGGCAGCTCAAGCTATACGACGAGGAGCTACTCATGGAGGAGCTGCCCATCGAAATCGACGGGCAACCCAGTGTCTTCGGCTAG
- a CDS encoding SpoIIE family protein phosphatase encodes MPESSPAPIAFLDVAFPDRAALNVPITELPFFVGRGQENGNHLSIDDMRVSRKSLVIATGPSGLVVEDYGQREGIFVNGEPIRVQALAHGDRIRFGTDDACQIIFRLPPEAIAQEEAESKLRNILGSMGDNSADELNGLKLLLEATSLMHSQLPLESVLSAMIDHAIVITNADRGMLLEPDAAGDLQVKIARGRDGEALIPEEMNPSRSVLGSAIDLEAAVVNEDLNLAEMNLQSAQSVVMQLLRSSVVIPLYGTPRRQADHSMAFTRRDLLGAVYLDSKRTATFSALDRQILDALGAQAGSILENARLIERERERQRLEQELSIAREIQQGLVPQGLRDYPHFSIAGLHQPCNEVGGDYYDVFPLPDGRLAVLIADVAGKGLGAALVTTMLAGALSGMTLGADPVKVFNHLNQFLCDRAAVARCVTMFFGLFDSNGALEFVSAGHPSPLMMRGGRVSELYSTGSLPLGLLEGESYLSTSIQLAPGDTLLLYTDGITEAEDKDRQLFQDERLKQVFSQYRDASLQDLQNGIVRAIEKFTGGTSQSDDVTLLVVRFSDARGRGSQIA; translated from the coding sequence ATGCCTGAATCGAGCCCCGCTCCTATCGCCTTCCTTGACGTCGCCTTTCCCGACCGTGCTGCACTGAATGTTCCCATTACGGAGCTCCCATTCTTTGTGGGACGAGGCCAGGAGAACGGTAACCACCTATCCATCGACGACATGCGCGTCTCACGCAAGAGCCTGGTCATCGCCACGGGCCCGTCCGGGCTTGTCGTTGAAGACTATGGCCAGCGCGAAGGCATCTTCGTCAACGGAGAACCTATCAGGGTCCAGGCGCTCGCCCACGGTGACCGGATACGTTTTGGCACAGACGACGCATGCCAGATTATCTTCCGTCTTCCGCCGGAAGCTATAGCCCAGGAGGAAGCTGAGTCCAAGCTGCGAAACATTCTCGGTTCTATGGGAGATAACTCTGCCGACGAGCTTAACGGGCTGAAGCTCCTGCTTGAGGCGACATCCCTGATGCACTCGCAGCTTCCGTTGGAGTCGGTTCTCTCCGCGATGATCGATCATGCCATCGTCATCACCAACGCCGACAGGGGAATGTTGCTGGAGCCCGATGCCGCAGGCGACCTGCAGGTCAAGATAGCTCGCGGCCGGGATGGCGAGGCCCTCATACCCGAGGAGATGAATCCCAGCCGCTCCGTGCTGGGCAGCGCCATTGACCTTGAAGCAGCCGTAGTCAACGAAGACCTGAACCTCGCAGAGATGAACCTGCAGAGCGCACAAAGCGTCGTCATGCAGTTGCTGCGGTCTTCCGTCGTGATTCCCCTGTACGGCACACCTCGCCGGCAGGCCGACCATTCCATGGCCTTTACGCGACGAGACCTGCTCGGCGCTGTCTATCTCGATTCCAAGCGCACCGCTACCTTCTCCGCGCTCGACCGCCAGATTCTGGACGCTCTCGGCGCACAGGCCGGAAGCATCCTCGAAAACGCGCGGCTTATCGAGCGGGAACGTGAGCGCCAACGGCTCGAACAGGAGCTGAGTATAGCCCGTGAGATTCAACAGGGCCTCGTTCCGCAAGGACTGCGGGACTATCCGCACTTCTCGATCGCTGGACTCCATCAGCCCTGTAACGAAGTAGGGGGCGACTACTACGACGTCTTTCCCCTGCCCGACGGTCGGCTTGCCGTCCTGATTGCCGACGTCGCCGGTAAGGGCCTTGGCGCGGCATTGGTTACGACCATGCTGGCGGGAGCGCTTTCAGGAATGACCCTCGGTGCAGACCCGGTGAAGGTCTTCAACCACTTGAACCAGTTTCTCTGCGACCGCGCCGCCGTGGCCCGCTGCGTAACGATGTTCTTTGGACTGTTCGACTCCAACGGCGCTCTTGAGTTTGTGAGCGCCGGTCATCCTTCGCCGTTGATGATGCGCGGAGGAAGGGTGAGCGAACTCTACTCGACCGGTTCCCTTCCCCTGGGATTGCTTGAAGGAGAGTCTTATCTTTCCACCAGCATTCAGCTTGCCCCCGGAGATACTCTCCTGCTTTACACGGACGGCATTACCGAGGCCGAGGATAAAGACAGGCAACTATTTCAGGACGAACGGCTCAAGCAGGTCTTCAGCCAATACCGGGACGCCTCTTTGCAAGACCTTCAGAACGGCATCGTGCGTGCCATCGAGAAGTTCACCGGCGGCACGAGCCAGTCAGACGATGTCACGCTTCTGGTGGTTCGCTTCAGCGATGCGCGCGGACGCGGAAGCCAAATCGCTTGA
- a CDS encoding family 16 glycosylhydrolase, whose amino-acid sequence MWSDEFDGPVGSAPDPAKWKFQSGAGAALAGNEEAEFYCARTSTTPPCKPDQPNAYLDGKGHLVIVAIKTDATVTVGAKKMAAPVYTSARLTSVPEFRYGRLEASIRIPAAGHGVWPAFWAMGMEDASTHWPATGEIDVMEQWNPQPGAPEKLDGLTIHGAVHGPVAPESGQGFLDQAADYVFPGQPSNGLHQFAVEWSPGQVNFFVDGSLYERTSVGSMTGKEVWEQDRGPFSLLLNLAMGGGFFGYPDASTSPTPTMVVDYVRVYQPDEKALAAGWSSCDVGGPSEPGSSTFHDGVHTVAGGGFGISGRFDQFQFAYKPMAADGEVSAHVLDQTSKVAQAKAGVMLREGRGAAAAFAMAFLSPDGSVHFRFRNKRGDIPGEVLYKGSATWVKVARNGDVFTASASADGKSWTAIGDAKLAMRHDLLAGLIATARDNKTPNSARFDYVSVTPTDAAFEGEAAPIPGVVQAEQFDTGGRGYSYSSEFGDAGPTTQRIGDPGSTAPSGYFLSGLKAGRYINYSVNIANDGDYTLSVRAASAGAGGTLHFNLDQKPLSKPFAIPDTGGATQWREIKSPIVHLAAGAHTLALVTDSAGVSGAIANLDLFAVRPQ is encoded by the coding sequence GTGTGGAGCGATGAGTTCGATGGGCCGGTTGGCTCCGCCCCCGATCCCGCGAAGTGGAAGTTCCAGTCCGGAGCAGGAGCAGCTCTCGCCGGCAATGAGGAAGCAGAGTTTTACTGCGCACGCACTTCCACAACCCCACCCTGCAAGCCTGATCAACCGAACGCCTATCTTGATGGCAAGGGTCACCTCGTCATCGTTGCCATCAAGACGGATGCCACGGTCACGGTCGGCGCGAAGAAGATGGCAGCTCCGGTATACACCTCCGCCCGCCTGACCAGCGTGCCTGAATTTCGTTATGGACGACTGGAGGCCAGCATCCGCATCCCGGCTGCGGGTCACGGAGTCTGGCCGGCCTTTTGGGCTATGGGAATGGAGGACGCGAGCACCCACTGGCCCGCTACCGGCGAGATAGACGTCATGGAGCAGTGGAATCCGCAACCGGGCGCTCCCGAAAAGCTCGATGGGCTAACGATCCACGGGGCAGTCCACGGGCCGGTCGCCCCCGAATCCGGCCAGGGATTCTTGGATCAGGCGGCTGATTATGTCTTTCCGGGCCAGCCCTCGAACGGCCTGCATCAGTTCGCTGTCGAATGGTCACCGGGGCAGGTGAACTTCTTCGTCGATGGATCGTTATACGAGCGAACGTCAGTCGGGAGCATGACCGGCAAAGAGGTCTGGGAGCAGGACCGCGGGCCGTTCTCCCTGCTCCTGAACCTTGCCATGGGCGGAGGGTTCTTCGGATATCCGGATGCCTCTACCAGTCCTACGCCGACCATGGTCGTCGACTATGTGCGTGTCTACCAGCCGGACGAAAAGGCGCTCGCCGCCGGTTGGTCGAGTTGTGACGTCGGTGGCCCCTCCGAGCCCGGCAGCTCCACCTTTCACGATGGCGTGCATACCGTGGCGGGCGGTGGCTTCGGCATCTCGGGCCGGTTCGACCAATTCCAGTTCGCCTACAAGCCCATGGCGGCAGATGGCGAAGTCAGCGCGCATGTCCTCGACCAGACCAGCAAGGTGGCCCAGGCTAAGGCCGGCGTGATGCTTCGCGAGGGGCGCGGCGCGGCGGCGGCATTTGCCATGGCGTTTCTCTCGCCCGATGGCAGTGTCCACTTCCGCTTCCGCAACAAGCGTGGCGACATCCCCGGTGAGGTTCTCTATAAAGGTTCAGCGACGTGGGTCAAGGTTGCGCGAAATGGCGATGTCTTTACTGCATCCGCTTCAGCGGACGGGAAGAGCTGGACCGCGATCGGCGATGCAAAGCTTGCCATGCGCCACGACCTTTTGGCAGGCCTCATCGCTACCGCTCGTGACAATAAGACGCCCAACTCCGCCCGCTTCGACTACGTCTCGGTCACCCCAACCGACGCGGCCTTCGAGGGTGAGGCCGCCCCGATTCCCGGGGTCGTCCAGGCAGAGCAGTTCGACACCGGTGGCCGTGGCTACTCCTACAGCTCTGAGTTTGGCGACGCAGGCCCAACCACGCAGCGCATCGGCGACCCCGGCAGCACAGCCCCGAGCGGATACTTCCTGTCAGGCCTCAAGGCGGGACGCTACATCAACTACTCCGTGAACATCGCCAACGACGGCGACTACACACTCTCCGTCCGGGCGGCATCGGCCGGCGCGGGAGGCACCCTCCACTTCAATCTCGACCAGAAGCCGCTCTCAAAGCCCTTCGCGATTCCGGATACGGGCGGCGCGACACAGTGGCGAGAGATCAAGTCGCCCATCGTGCATCTCGCTGCCGGTGCGCACACCCTGGCACTGGTCACTGACTCCGCCGGGGTCTCCGGAGCAATCGCGAATCTGGATCTCTTTGCGGTAAGGCCACAATAA
- a CDS encoding Dyp-type peroxidase produces the protein MSKTEERSTTVVNEVDQAPLPQPVLGPLTRAAIFLVVTVKQDTESYAAIRSFCNDLAGLIRAVEFRDIDAGLTCIAAFGSDVWGKLFGNPRPAELHPFREFRGGNRYAPATPGDVLFHIRAGRMDICFELATQIMERIGDAVSVADETQGFRYFEDRDLIGFVDGTENPRGAVALGAALVGDEDAAFAGGSYVLIQKYLHDMKAWNGLSTEAQERIIGRKKLSDIELDESVKPSNAHSALTVIEEDGKELKILRDNMPFGQPGRGEFGTYFIGYCRTPRITELMLENMFIGRPPGNYDRLLDFSRAITGGLFFAPSATFLEEFGSEPAASTSPASSLSSIQTPSPVRDTSLGIGSLRGERNE, from the coding sequence TTGAGCAAGACCGAAGAAAGATCGACGACAGTTGTTAACGAGGTAGATCAAGCTCCTCTCCCGCAACCGGTGCTTGGGCCGCTGACGCGCGCGGCGATCTTCCTCGTTGTTACAGTGAAGCAAGACACGGAGAGCTACGCTGCGATTCGCTCCTTCTGCAACGACCTCGCAGGACTGATTCGGGCGGTAGAGTTTCGCGACATCGATGCCGGTCTCACCTGCATCGCGGCATTTGGTTCAGACGTTTGGGGCAAACTCTTCGGCAATCCCCGGCCGGCGGAACTTCACCCTTTTCGGGAGTTTCGCGGTGGCAACCGGTATGCGCCCGCGACGCCCGGCGATGTGCTGTTTCATATTCGCGCCGGACGAATGGATATCTGCTTCGAGCTGGCGACGCAGATCATGGAACGCATCGGAGATGCAGTTTCCGTCGCCGATGAGACCCAGGGCTTTCGCTACTTTGAAGATCGCGATCTCATCGGCTTTGTCGATGGCACCGAAAACCCGCGCGGCGCGGTCGCGCTCGGGGCCGCGCTCGTTGGCGACGAGGACGCTGCATTCGCGGGCGGCAGCTATGTCTTGATTCAGAAGTATCTTCACGATATGAAGGCCTGGAACGGGCTCTCCACGGAAGCGCAGGAGCGAATCATCGGACGAAAGAAGTTGTCCGACATAGAGCTAGACGAGTCGGTGAAACCGAGCAATGCTCACAGCGCGTTGACGGTCATCGAGGAAGACGGGAAAGAGCTTAAAATCCTGCGCGACAACATGCCCTTCGGCCAGCCTGGCCGCGGTGAGTTCGGCACGTACTTTATTGGTTACTGCCGGACGCCGCGCATCACGGAGTTGATGCTGGAAAACATGTTTATCGGCCGGCCACCCGGCAACTACGATCGTCTGCTCGACTTCAGCCGAGCCATCACGGGCGGACTCTTCTTCGCGCCTTCCGCAACATTCCTTGAGGAGTTTGGAAGCGAACCGGCGGCGTCGACGAGCCCCGCTTCATCTCTATCATCCATCCAAACACCATCACCTGTGCGGGATACATCTCTCGGAATAGGTTCGCTTAGAGGAGAACGAAATGAATAA
- a CDS encoding SapC family protein, whose amino-acid sequence MPDSDSNAEKSLPMFYRSPRPLDRSQDADLKISRPTHFRFAAETNAIPILIEEFPLASAHYPIVFADGPVPIPAAVVGLRNSENLFVDNNGQWADDTYLPAYLRRYPFILMDDADNKQFVLCIDSDSDMLGPQGEYPLFEGNEPSDFTKNAMEFCAALRQQGDLTDAFVSELRAQDLLVPNDAKIETGEGEQIQLSGFLTIDPKRFDAVSDNLFTEWRAKGWLGLIYAQLLSSHRWQNLVTLAKLPGRPTIVLPQRETSAQLNVPRPDVAEEFRLKRRPLPGLRSRTA is encoded by the coding sequence ATGCCTGATTCCGATTCCAATGCCGAGAAGTCGTTACCCATGTTCTACCGCTCACCGCGCCCGCTGGATCGGAGCCAGGATGCTGACCTCAAGATCTCTCGACCAACACATTTCCGATTTGCGGCGGAGACAAACGCCATTCCTATACTCATTGAAGAGTTCCCATTGGCTTCAGCTCATTATCCCATCGTATTCGCTGATGGACCGGTCCCCATACCTGCTGCCGTCGTGGGACTGCGAAACAGTGAAAATCTTTTCGTGGATAATAACGGGCAATGGGCGGACGACACTTACCTGCCCGCGTACCTCCGGCGTTATCCGTTCATCTTGATGGACGATGCGGACAACAAGCAGTTTGTCTTATGCATCGACTCCGATAGCGACATGCTGGGGCCACAAGGCGAGTATCCCCTCTTCGAGGGCAACGAACCTAGTGACTTCACAAAAAATGCTATGGAGTTTTGCGCAGCCCTCCGTCAACAAGGCGACCTGACCGACGCGTTTGTCAGCGAATTGCGGGCCCAAGATTTGCTCGTGCCTAACGATGCGAAAATTGAGACGGGTGAAGGCGAGCAAATTCAATTGAGTGGCTTTTTGACGATAGACCCCAAGAGATTCGACGCTGTCTCGGACAACCTCTTCACCGAGTGGCGCGCCAAAGGTTGGCTCGGGTTGATCTATGCTCAACTTCTCTCTTCGCATCGATGGCAAAATCTAGTCACATTGGCAAAACTGCCAGGGCGTCCAACCATCGTTTTGCCCCAGCGAGAGACCTCCGCACAACTCAATGTGCCTAGGCCGGACGTTGCGGAGGAATTTCGCCTCAAGCGCAGGCCTCTTCCCGGCCTCAGATCAAGAACAGCGTGA
- a CDS encoding family 1 encapsulin nanocompartment shell protein, whose translation MNNLHRELAPISDAAWEQIEEETTRTIKRYLAGRRVVDMPASSGVGTSAVTTGHLLGIDAPAEGIIARQREVKAFVELRVPFELNRQDIDDVERGSDDSDWQPAKDAAKTIAFAEDRSIFDGYAAAKIQGIREETSNPIMNLPTDVRDYPDAIAQALNQLRLVGVNGPYSVLLGAKAYTELTETRDYGHPVLEHIKRIVDGNIIWAPAIEGAFVLSTRGGDFELDIGQDVSIGYLSHTDTTVRLYLQETFTFRVLTSEASVVLSSSEPTPA comes from the coding sequence ATGAATAACCTTCATCGGGAGTTGGCACCCATCTCGGACGCTGCATGGGAACAGATTGAAGAAGAGACCACGCGCACGATCAAGCGATATCTGGCTGGCCGCCGTGTCGTCGATATGCCGGCGTCCAGCGGCGTTGGCACGTCTGCTGTCACTACGGGCCACCTTCTCGGGATCGACGCTCCCGCTGAGGGCATCATCGCCCGCCAGCGCGAGGTGAAGGCTTTTGTCGAGTTGCGCGTTCCTTTCGAACTCAACCGTCAGGATATCGACGATGTAGAGCGTGGCTCTGACGACTCCGATTGGCAGCCTGCGAAAGATGCAGCAAAGACGATCGCCTTTGCTGAAGACCGGTCGATCTTCGATGGCTATGCTGCCGCGAAGATTCAGGGAATCCGTGAAGAAACTAGCAACCCCATCATGAACCTTCCGACCGATGTGCGTGACTATCCGGACGCCATTGCGCAGGCTCTGAATCAACTGCGTCTCGTGGGAGTGAATGGCCCCTACTCTGTGCTCCTTGGCGCTAAGGCGTACACCGAGCTGACCGAGACCCGCGATTATGGACATCCGGTTCTTGAGCACATCAAACGGATCGTCGACGGCAATATCATTTGGGCACCCGCGATTGAAGGGGCGTTCGTTCTGAGCACGCGTGGGGGAGACTTCGAGCTTGACATCGGACAGGACGTCTCTATCGGCTACCTCAGTCACACCGATACGACCGTGCGGCTGTATCTGCAGGAGACGTTTACGTTCCGTGTCCTGACGAGCGAGGCATCGGTAGTTCTTTCGTCCTCAGAACCGACTCCTGCTTGA